The following is a genomic window from Streptomyces chrestomyceticus JCM 4735.
CCGTGCCGCACACCCCGGAGGAGGAGCCGGAGCACCCGCCCGCGGCCGGGAAGACGGCCGAGAAGACACCGGGCGGCAAGGGCGCGGGGAGGAAGAAGGCGGTGCGGCGGGAGGCCGGGGAGGCTCCCGCGGACGGCGGGCCCGCGCCCCGGAAGGCCGCCGCGAAGAAGGCGGCCAAGAAGACCGCACCTGCCGAGAAGGCGGTGCCCGCGAAGAAGACGGGAGCCAAGACGGTGGTGGAGAAGCAGACTCCGGGCGGGGCACCGGCCGCCGAGGCGGAGCAGGACGGGACGGCGGGCGCGGTGCCCAAGGCGCGCGCCGCGGCCCCCGGCGAGCTGGCGGTACGGCCCGGCGAGGACCCCTGGACGCCGGCCGAGGTCGCCGGGGCCCGTACGGAACTGCACGACGAGGTCGCCCGGCTGCGTACCGAGATCCAGGCGTCCGAGGACGCGCTCGCCGGGCTGATGCGGGACACCGGTGAAGGCACCGGTGACGAGGCCGACACCGGCAGCAAGAACATCACCCGCGAACACGAGATGGCGCTGGCCTCCAACGCCCGCGAGATGCTGCTCCAGACCGAGCGCGCCCTGGAGCGGCTGGACGCGGGCACGTACGGCCTGTGCGAGAACTGCGGCAAGCCGATCGGCAAGGCCCGGATGCAGGCGTTCCCCCGGGCGACGCTGTGCGTGGAGTGCAAGCAGAGGCAGGAAAGGAGGTAGGGAGGAGTGCCGGCAGGGGGTGGTGGTAGGGGCGGAGGCCAGTGGCCGGTGGCGGGCTCCGGATGAATCACCCGAGGCCGAGGGGACCGTACCCGCGGTGTCCGTACGCCTGTGCCGTACCCTCGTGCTCAGAGCCTGTGTCTAAACCCCGGCCGGGCGCCCGCCGTCTGGCACGCACGCTCGCGGCGTTGCCGAAACGCCCGCGTAGCTCCGCTACGAGGGCGCTCCGGCGCCTTGCGATCGGCTCGGCTTCCGAAGGGTGGTTGAAGGAGCCGAGACGGAGCGCAGCGGAGTGCACCAGACGACGTGCGCTGATCCGACCGGGATTTAGACACAGGCTCTCAGCCGGGGGCGGCCTGGCGTGCGGGACTCGACGGGCTGAGGGGCTCACAACGTGGCAGAGGCGGAGCGCATCACCGGTACGCCGGAGACCGGGCCGGATTCCGAGCCGGGGACGGCGGCGGTGCCGGGAGCCGGGGGGAAGGCCGGCGGGACGGCGCCGCGGGAGCGGGACGAACACCGGGACGAGACCCTGGACGAGGACGAGGCCGGTGCCACCTCGGCGCGGGCCAAGGGCCGGGGCAAGCGGCGGATCGGCACGCTGTTCCTGGTCGCGGCCGTCGTCTACCTCCTCGACCTGGGCAGCAAGGCGCTGGTGGTCGCGAAGCTGGAGCACCACGCCCCCATCGAGGTGATCGGGTCGTTGCTGCGCCTGGAGGTGATCCGCAACCGAGGTGCCGCCTTCAGCATCGGCGAGGCGCTGACGATCTTCCTCACCATCATCGCGGCGATCGTGATCGTGGTGATCATCCGGATCGCCCGCAAGCTCTACAGCCTGCCGTGGGGCATCGCTCTCGGCCTGCTGCTGGGCGGCGCCTTCGGCAACCTCACCGACCGGATCTTCCGTACGCCGGGCGTCTTCGAGGGCGCGGTGGTGGACTTCATCGCCCCCGCCCACTTCGCGGTCTTCAACCTCGCGGACTCCGCGATCGTCTGCGGCGGCATCCTGATCGTGATTCTGTCCTTCCGCGGACTGGACCCGGACGGCACGGTCCACAAGGACTGAGGCCCCGTGCCGTACGGGCTGCGGGCCCCGGGTGACCGGGGCCGGCGGGAGTGCCGCGGCGGGCTGACATACTCGGTGATGTGAGCACGATTCCCGAGATCCGCACCCTGCCCGTACCGGACGGCCTGGAGGGCGAGCGCGTCGACGCCGCGCTGGCCCGTATGTTCGGCTTCTCCCGTACGAAGGCCGCCGAGCTGGCGGCCGGCGGGAAGGTCCGGGTGGACGGCGCCGAAGTCATGAAGTCCGAGCGGGTGCACGGCGGTGCCTGGCTGGAAGTGGAGATGCCGCAGGCCGCGCCACCGGTGGAGATCGTCGCCGAGCCGGTCGAGGGCATGGAGATCGTGCACGACGACGACGACATCGTCGTGATCGTCAAGCCGGTCGGCGTCGCCGCGCACCCCAGCCCCGGCTGGACGGGCACCACCGTCATCGGCGGGCTGGCCGCCGCCGGCTTCCGTATCTCGACCTCCGGCGCCGCCGAGCGCCAGGGCATCGTGCACCGCCTCGACGTCGGCACCTCCGGCCTGATGGTGGTGGCCAAGTCCGAGCGCGCGTACACCCTGCTCAAGCAGCAGTTCCGGGAGCGTACGGTCGACAAGCGGTACCACGCCCTGGTGCAGGGTCACCCGGACCCGATGAGCGGCACCATCGACGCGCCCATCGGCCGGCACCCGCAGCACGACTACAAGTGGGCGGTGACGGCCGACGGCAAGCCGTCGGTGACGCACTACGACCTGATCGAGGCGTTCCGGGCGGCCAGCCTGCTGGACATCAAGCTGGAGACGGGGCGTACGCACCAGATCCGGGTCCACATGTCCGCGCACCGTCACCCGTGCGTCGGCGACCTGACCTACGGCGCCGACCCGACGCTCGCCAAGCGGCTGAGCCTCACCCGGCAGTGGCTGCACGCGATGCGGCTGGGCTTCGAGCACCCGGCCGACGGGCAGTGGGTGGAGTTCGAGAGCGCCTACCCCGAGGATCTTCAGCGCGCCCTGGACCGGGTGCGGGCCGAGAGCGCCTGAGCCGGACGCCCCGCCCGGGGCGGTACGGGACACGGCGGTACGCGCCGTGCGCGGATAGGCCGGACGGCCGAGCGGCCGGACCGCTCGTCCGAGCGGTTTTTGTGCGCTTCATGGCAGGCTTGGGGCGGAACGTGATCGATACCGACCCCGGAGTGCAGTCACCGTGGACCAGTTGGCCCTGATGTTCG
Proteins encoded in this region:
- a CDS encoding TraR/DksA family transcriptional regulator; this translates as MVAKKTAAKKSTADARKAAADKPGPAAKKRASAATAMSAEAVPHTPEEEPEHPPAAGKTAEKTPGGKGAGRKKAVRREAGEAPADGGPAPRKAAAKKAAKKTAPAEKAVPAKKTGAKTVVEKQTPGGAPAAEAEQDGTAGAVPKARAAAPGELAVRPGEDPWTPAEVAGARTELHDEVARLRTEIQASEDALAGLMRDTGEGTGDEADTGSKNITREHEMALASNAREMLLQTERALERLDAGTYGLCENCGKPIGKARMQAFPRATLCVECKQRQERR
- the lspA gene encoding signal peptidase II — protein: MAEAERITGTPETGPDSEPGTAAVPGAGGKAGGTAPRERDEHRDETLDEDEAGATSARAKGRGKRRIGTLFLVAAVVYLLDLGSKALVVAKLEHHAPIEVIGSLLRLEVIRNRGAAFSIGEALTIFLTIIAAIVIVVIIRIARKLYSLPWGIALGLLLGGAFGNLTDRIFRTPGVFEGAVVDFIAPAHFAVFNLADSAIVCGGILIVILSFRGLDPDGTVHKD
- a CDS encoding RluA family pseudouridine synthase, coding for MSTIPEIRTLPVPDGLEGERVDAALARMFGFSRTKAAELAAGGKVRVDGAEVMKSERVHGGAWLEVEMPQAAPPVEIVAEPVEGMEIVHDDDDIVVIVKPVGVAAHPSPGWTGTTVIGGLAAAGFRISTSGAAERQGIVHRLDVGTSGLMVVAKSERAYTLLKQQFRERTVDKRYHALVQGHPDPMSGTIDAPIGRHPQHDYKWAVTADGKPSVTHYDLIEAFRAASLLDIKLETGRTHQIRVHMSAHRHPCVGDLTYGADPTLAKRLSLTRQWLHAMRLGFEHPADGQWVEFESAYPEDLQRALDRVRAESA